A single region of the Chiloscyllium punctatum isolate Juve2018m chromosome 15, sChiPun1.3, whole genome shotgun sequence genome encodes:
- the LOC140485995 gene encoding putative claudin-24: MPAFLEQYLTDARALEVAIDAGPPSGRHRAYGMSTKLCQCQCAGFCLSLLGWVCSLAATVLPQWLTRNTDLLESEIFFVGMWEACVAQDEGPVQCKAYDSLLGLPDDIQLTRILMCVSVALGLLALLFSLSGLDSITCCSDQETTKGRLAVSGGVSFLLAGVTTLTPVSYMAHLTVVNFWDTAVPESVPRWEFGPALFVGWLGGFLLVFGGLLLITSQCCFRKSEGNLQLQPLPVKRALWHKTEYV; encoded by the coding sequence ATGCCCGCATTCCTCGAGCAGTATCTCACGGATGCAAGAGCCTTGGAAGTGGCTATTGACGCTGGGCCCCCTTCAGGGAGACACAGAGCTTACGGGATGAGTACAAAGTTGTGCCAGTGTCAGTGTGCGGGCTTTTGCCTGTCGCTCCTTGGTTGGGTCTGCTCCTTGGCAGCAACGGTGCTGCCTCAGTGGCTGACCAGGAACACCGACTTGCTGGAGAGCGAGATATTCTTTGTTGGCATGTGGGAAGCGTGTGTGGCCCAGGACGAGGGTCCGGTCCAGTGCAAAGCATACGACAGCCTCCTGGGCCTGCCGGACGACATCCAGCTCACTCGGATTCTCATGTGCGTCTCCGTGGCGCTCGGTCTGTTGGCCTTGCTCTTCTCCCTATCCGGATTGGACTCCATCACCTGCTGCAGCGACCAGGAGACCACCAAGGGTAGGTTAGCCGTCAGCGGGGGAGTGTCCTTCCTGCTCGCTGGGGTTACAACCCTCACCCCGGTCTCCTACATGGCCCACCTGACCGTGGTCAACTTCTGGGATACCGCCGTCCCTGAGTCTGTGCCGCGGTGGGAGTTTGGCCCGGCCTTGTTTGTCGGGTGGCTAGGTGGCTTCCTTCTCGTCTTCGGAGGTCTCCTGCTAATCACATCCCAGTGCTGCTTTCGCAAATCCGAGGGGAACCTCCAGCTGCAACCACTACCTGTGAAGAGAGCTCTGTGGCACAAAACAGAATATGTCTGA